The genome window CGCCTCCGGCCAGACGCTCAGCGGCATCCCCGCCATTCGCCAATCGCTCACGGCCTTCTTCAGCGCCTTCGCCCAGGTCCGCCTCACGGTGCGCGCGCTCGTCGCCCAGGGCGACACCGCCGCCTGCGAGTGGGAGTTCTCCTGCCGTCACCGTCTCACCGGCAACGCCGCCCGCCTCCCCGCCAGCGTCTTCATCACCTGCGTCAACGGCAAGATCACGGACTGGCGCGAGTACTACGACACCGCCCAATTCAAAGCGCAATTGGGACAGGGCTGATACTGAGGCATAGATGTTGGCCGTGGGTGATTCTGGCTGCTCATCCAATCTCGGAGCATTTGCGCTCTTGCAAACCGTCCGCACAATAAAAGCCATCTCCTCTTCATGTAACAAGGTTGTGTTGGATAGCGTAGATCGCAGCGCCTTTACAGATGAAGAAGTTGAACCGCCAACTCCGCAGTGGCGTGCTCAGTATCGACCGGCGCAATTGCGGTTCTTGCCTTACCCGTGATAGGCTATCGGTAAGGAGGAGATTATGATAGTCAAGGTCACTGCCAAACGCCAGGTAACCTTTCCCAAGCACGTTCTGGATGCCATGGGCGTAGGACCCGGCGACCAGCTTGAATTGCTGGAGGGCCCTGATGGTGGATACACGCTAAAGCCCAGGCGCATCGATTACTCGAAATTGGGCACACTGCGCGACAAGATCGACCCGAATATCGAGTCGGATGACATCCGCACGTTCCGGGACCAACGAGAGCAGGGGCATGGCCCAGCAATACGGTATTGATACTTCCGTACTCGTCAGGTTGGTCACCAAAGTCCCTCTCAGGGACTTCGAACGCTGCGTTAGGGAGCTCGTTGCGCTCGTCGAGGAGCAAGGATGCGAGGTCTTCGTCTCTAATCAGGCCATTGGCGAGGCCTACGCTACGCTGACCCACCATTACAGGGCGCCGGAAGCGGAGGCTCGTTCTAGCCTACTCGACGTCCTCACCAGCGGCTTGGTTGCCCCGCTAAACGGCCTCGCCGTGCTGGACGCTCTCTCCGCCTCAGCCGGCCCCAGCCTCTTCGACCGTCTCATTGCCGACGACTACGCGCGCCGCGGGTTGGAGACGCTCACGCTGGACCGCAGGATGGCCTCCCTGCCCGACGCGCGGCTTATCTCGGAGTGAGCAACCCCTGCTACCTGTTCAATTCGCAGAACGCCAGCCTTCCCTTTAGATCTTTCCGTGTATACAGGATGGAGTAGAAGGAAGACTGTCTGATCGAGTTGCAAGGTATGTAGTTGCCTTTACTGGTCCATGGAGAAGACAAGGCGGCGAAGTCCGTACTCATGCAGGTGTATGAATTCGCATGATAGCATTAGGGTGCGGCGAGCATCGCCGTAATTCCAAGATG of Chloroflexota bacterium contains these proteins:
- a CDS encoding AbrB/MazE/SpoVT family DNA-binding domain-containing protein, which encodes MIVKVTAKRQVTFPKHVLDAMGVGPGDQLELLEGPDGGYTLKPRRIDYSKLGTLRDKIDPNIESDDIRTFRDQREQGHGPAIRY
- a CDS encoding nuclear transport factor 2 family protein, giving the protein MTTTAETPADILEHQTAAWNAADVDAILQDFAPDAVLTNASGQTLSGIPAIRQSLTAFFSAFAQVRLTVRALVAQGDTAACEWEFSCRHRLTGNAARLPASVFITCVNGKITDWREYYDTAQFKAQLGQG